A window of Salmo trutta chromosome 33, fSalTru1.1, whole genome shotgun sequence genomic DNA:
TAGCGgttcagagcgttgggccagtaaccgaatccCCTGGCCTACTAGGTAAAACATCTGCAGATGTAcatttgagcaaggcacttaaccctaattactcctgtaaatcgctctggataagagtgtctgcaaaatgactaaaaAGTAAATGTCAACGCTGTGagttcatattattattattattattaactcaATTGTAGGTGCCGCAGCCTGTCCCAACACACACAATGACGTGAACGTGCATTCTAATAGTGTAAAAAGCCCTTACTTGACACTAAAAGGTTGTATTCTATACCAATTTgtttgataaaaataaatataaatatcaacttCTATCCGCAGCTGTACCCCTTCTAGCCAAGACCAAATCGCATGACGACAGGATAACGAATTTGACATCACTTCCGTCTGTACTTCGTCGAGCAACAACCCTCTGACGTCGACTTCAAAACACTTCCGTAAATATTCCACTCCGTTTTTTGTGTACTAGCTAGCATACGAAGTGTTTggaaatatttattttttgcaaaatTTATCTAAATAGAATGAAGGCCAAGGGATTTGCAGTAGCCCATCACCAGTAAAGGTAAAGCGTTAGTTAGCCTAGCAGGTAAACGGACAACTAACCTCTTTTTCTCAACCACTTCGATAGAGCTACGACCGGAAATGATTTTAATAGCAGGTTAGGAGGGCAGTTTTGCTAACCCTAATTCTTTTCATAACCTTATTAACAAAAttgtcctaacctgctacgttgaTTCTCATAGCCCGTTGCGTAATAATTTGTCTTAATCTGCTACGAAAAAAAGTAACTTCCGGGTCGTAGCTGTATCGAAGTGGCGTGAAGAGTGTTTCTCATAGTTAGATAGCTACATGTAGGCATTTGCAGGCACTTGGCTAGCTCATTTATATAGGGGAAATTACATTATCTGTCTAGCTCATTTAGAGATTAATGTCATCGGGGGGGTTTTGATTAGTTTGTCTTTTGTAGAGATATTGGTGCAAAATGGATGTTGACGTTAAACTagaggaagatgggagggagaTATCCCAAACAATAATTTGGTCTGATTCGATTAATGCCTGGATAGATTACCCAAATTCAACATTGTCAGGAAACACAGAAACAGGTTACCATGTGGGTTTACTGAAAGATAATTCACATGTACATCCCATCAGTCCCCAAACAACAAGCCAAGGGCAGATTTTACGTATTTTTCCAGAAATGACCGGAGCAAGTGATGTGGAGAACAGGGCTGTCAAAGTGGTTTATTTCTGTAAAGATCAAGATACCATCGGCACATCTGAAGTTAATTCAATCAAAGAGCGATCGTGGCATTTAGCACCATCCAGTGATATTCTGACAGGACATGCATCCGCCTTCAGTGGTTATTTTGAAGCTGAAATCAACCCAACTTCACAGGTTTCTAGCCAAACACAGACCCAGATCAATAATGAATTGCCCTCTGACAATGTTAATATCCCAAGCCATAGTACTGCCATTCATTCTGTGCTAACCTCTCCTGCTACAGAAAGCGGCTGTAATTTAGCTGTATCTACTAGGTCTATTCTTCCAGAATATTGTGAGCCATTGAACTTTCCCTCTGATGAAGAGGAAAACTACAATGCCAATTTAAGACAAAGACTACAATGCCAGAAAACGTTAGAGGATAAATATATACGTCAGTGTCGTGGCAGTTACTCAAGACCAAACCTAAGAAAGTTTGGGAAATATTGGAAAGATCCATACGCCAAGTGCAAGGAGATAGGTGTAGATTTCAATGTTGGATCAGGAGCGAAACAGAAACTTGATTTGCATTTACTGACATTTGGTGTTATGCTTGAGGTGTCAGAATATGCTAGAAACATTAATAGATCTCGTCCTCATGTTATCTTTGATATTCTAGATTACAACTTTGGTCTTGGTgtacaaaatgaacaacaataTGACTTTTCAAACAAGATAGAAAAGAAATTAAAAGAAATGCTGAAGATGCATTCCAAGAGAACACCTGCGTGGTTAACAGAAGTGTTTGAACTTCCTGATCCAAAGACAGTTAAAGTTTTGGAATACTCCCTTAAATGGGCACAGTTCTATTTACAAAACAGCTGGTCAAATCCTACACCGTTTGACATTTGCATAAAGGAGGAGCCTGTTGTTGGCCTGATCTCTCCTCTGCATGTGACGACAGAGAGCTTATCTACCGAGACAGATGTAACACGATGTGCTGATGAGACTACAATCCTTGACCCTGAAAATGGGCGTAATGATATCTGCACAAGGTATGAGCCTGATATGGGCATCGTGTATCCTCAACATGTCCAGGCGGACACCTTCACATCTCAGACAGATATAACAATGCACCAATCCTTAATAATGCCCACTGTAGAAGAAGCATTGAGGGACCTCTACCCCATCTGTAAGGAAAAAGGACTTGACATTATTGTGAAATCAAAATATGGGAAAGCTGAGAAACTTGACTTGCATCTATTGACCAGAGATGTAATGTTTGAATTGGCTGATTTTGCCTCACAAGTGTGTGGAAATTGGAAGCAGATTGTGTGTGAGGTTCTCGAGCATAATTTTGATTTGGATTTAAAAAGTGGTAAAACTGAGCTGGCTGAAGATATTATGGGAAGGTTAAGAGCAGTTTTGCAGCGTAAGACGGGTAAAAACGGTACATGGAGATGGGAACTTGAAAATGAAGCTTTCTTCTTAAAGAAGTCACGCAAACGAAAGAATCCTGCAGATATGTCCAGTAACCAGAAGGTCACTACAGCATCACTTGAGCCGAAATACCAAATGAAAGAAGTATCAAAAAGGAGAAGATTGAATTTAATGAGGAAGAAGAAAGACATGGACATGTTAGTAACCGAGGAGACTGAGGGAGGACATTTCTTTGAAGTCATACAAATAGAACCTCATTGTGTCAAAATAGAGAGAATCTCTGATGAGACTGACCTTGCACTTTGTACTGATGAAACAAAGCAAATTGTTGTTACCAACGTAGACCAATCAAATGTGACGTCTCACACCAAAAAAATGGTGAAAGCCGACGCGTGCTACCCACTCTGTGAGGAAATAGGTCTGGACCTTGATGTTGCATCCAAACCTTCTAAAAAGAAACTGGAATTTCACTTACTGACAAACGGTGTAATATTTGAGGTGTATAAATATGCTAAGATAAAATCCTAccataaaaaagaaaaaagattTGGCTATATTCTCTTTGATATTCTAAAATACAATTTTGATCTTAGTTTGCAAAATCAGAGACGTAATCTATTTCAACTGCGTATTAACTGTAAAGTGAAAAGAATGGTTCAGAAACACAAACCTGAGCTCTTGGGAAAAGGAGAAATCTCTAAAGAAGTGTTCATACTACCGAGTGTGATTAAAAGccaagcaaaaaaaaaaactgtgcTTTCAGATTATTTTCCTGAAAAAAATATAGAACAAGATGCAAGGCTGGTTTATCCTCATCATTGTAAAGACACTATCGCTGTGGAGACAGTTGAAACAATCTCCACTGATGAAGCAGCAATGCTTGGCCAGGATAATGAACCTGCTGACATCTGCATAAAGGAGGAGTCTGATCTTCACTCTGAGGTCAAACTGGTTTATTTCTGCAAAGACCAAGAAACTGTCAGAACATCTGAAGAGCATTTTTGATCAAAGATGGATCAACACCCAGTAATATTCTGACTGGAAATGTATTCAGCCTTCCACAGTCACCACTACCAGCTGCAGAAAGTGGTCCTTTCGGAAGTAAAATCAAGCCAACTTCACAGATATAACCAGAAGGTCCCTGCATCATCACTTGAGACAAAATACCATAGGCTCACAGAAGTAACAGGGGGAAAAAAGGGATTTAATGAGGATAAATAAATGTTTATAGCCAAGAAGGAAAAGAAAGTTGTCAGACAAGTAGAACCTCATTGAGATGAGATGGAGAGCATCTGCCAGGGAAAAGAAAAGcacttcctgacagatctcagGGGGAAAAAAAGATGCAAGATGGAAAGAAAAGTCTGATCTGCTCGCTGTGAAAAGCCAGTTTCTTATTTGCCTGGGGGGGAAAAAGATTGATATTGTTAAATGTGATGAAGTGCAACACGAGGTGGATTCTTACTGAACTTTCAAAATGCTTTGTAGTTGAGACTGGTTCTGAGAAGAAATGCTAACAAATCCTTGCTGAATACAGATCAGACATCCTAGGATTTGGGGGCTATTGAAAATCTGCAAAAGGCTAAGTCAAATTCCGTCAGTTCAAGAAGACGACTCGCACTTGGGAATGGCTCCGggctaataaaaaaaaaaactgtcagtgTTAAAATCACTGCAGAAAGACAACAAGAGTTTTGCCAAAAGGAAGAAGGGTTCTTGGATCACTTGTGTGGTAGAGAAACACCCAGAAACTGTCTGGACAGGACGGAGCTCCAGTCTGGACAGGACGGAGCTCCAGTCTGGACAGGATGGAGCCTAACTGTGGAAAAACAGAAACTGGCTGATGCACACATTAAAATGACAAATCAATGACCAGATTGGCAACAAGCTCCAGTTACTCTGCATCACTTTGCCTATTTGTGCTGGTTGGCCTCTCTCTCAGCTGTAGAGAGGACATTGTGTTTTAAAGTATTTTTCTGTACGGAAGTAGACCTACCTGCTAATACACACAGACTTTCATATAGGTAAAGCAAAGTCATACTATGACATACTCTACTTTCATATATTGGGCTACCTTTATCACAATAGTTTCACAGTTTTAAAAAAAGTGTGTTTTCAAATGACTGAATTCTATATTGGTCTTTGGATCATACTTGGAATGTGAAAGGTTCCTAATGTAAGACTAGTTTTAGGTCTCCCTGAAGTCCGTAGACTTCCATTCTATTACTCACCCTAGAACAGTCAACAAGCCTAACACCATGTGTATTCATTAGGCATACTGTAGCTAAATGTTTAATGGGGAGTCAACAAGCCTAACAGAGATGTGTATTCATTAGGCATACTGTAGCTAAATGTTTAATGGGGAGTCAACAAACCTAACAGAGATGTGTATTCATTAGGCATACTGTAGGTAAATGTTTAATGGGGAGTCAACAAGCCTAACAGAGATGTGTATTCATTAGGCATACTGTAGCTAAATGTTTAATGGGGAGTCAACAAGCCTAACAGAGATGTGTATTCATTAGGCATACTGTAGCTAAACGTTTAATGGGGAGTCAACAAGCCTAACACCATGTGTATTCATTAGGCATACCATAGCTAAATGTTTAATGGGGAGTCAACAAGCCTAACAGAGATGTGTATTCATTAGGCATACTGTAGCTAAATGTTTAATGGGGAGTCAACAAGCCTAACAGAGATGTGTATTCATTAGGCATACTGTAGCTAAACGTTTAATGGGGAGTCAACAAGCCTAACACCATGTGTATTCATTAGGCATACTGTAGCTAAATGTTTAATGGGGAGTCAACAAGCCTAACACCATGTGTATTCATTAGGCATACTGTAGCTAAATGTTTAATGGGGAGTCAACAAGCCTAACAGAGATGTGTATTCATTAGGCATACTGTAGCTAAATGTTTAATGGGGAGTCAACAAGCCTAACACCATGTGTATTCATTAGGCATACCATAGCTAAATGTTTAATGGGGAGTCAACAAGCCTAACAGAGATGTGTATTCATTAGGCATACTGTAGCTAAATGTTTAATGGGGAGTCAACAAGCCTAACAGAGATGTGTATTCATTAGGCATACTGTAGCTAAACGTTTAATGGGGAGTCAACAAGCCTAACACCATGTGTATTCATTAGGCATACTGTAGCTAAATGTTTAATGGGGAGTCAACAAGCCTAACACCATGTGTATTCATTAGGCATACTGTAGCTAAATGTTTAATGGGGAGTCAACAAGCCTAACAGAGATGTGTATTCATTAGGCATACTGTAGCTAAATGTTTAATGGGGAGTCAACAAGCCTAACACAGATGTGTATTCATTAGGCATACTGTAGCTAAATGTTTAATGGGGAGTCAACAAGCCTAACACAGATGTGTATTCATTAGGCATACTGTAGCTAAATGTTTAATGGGGAGTCAACAAGCCTAACAGAGATGTGTATTCATTAGGCATACTGTAGCTAAATGTTTAATGGGGAGGCTACACTAACGCTTCTTGGACCAATTCAGAAATTGGTACACAAGAAGGAGTAGCCTAGTCTTTTTAGGATTAAGTGAAAATAAGGAGacaatatattttaaatgtatcCGTATTAAGGGTTTAGTCTTTTGAATAGTGGATTTTTGCAGATTCCCTTGGCCTTCCTTCCTGTTTAACTGTTGATGTCTGGTCTTGCTGTAGAGACTGAATACAGCAGGATTATTGCGAGACTTATTTTTTTTCTCTTAACTATTTTACAACGTATTCATTGACGAGACAAACTCGACTACTTTTACAAGCCTCTATAGAAGAAAACTTCTGATCTTTTTTTTGTTAGAattaaaaagacaaacaaatatattttattttctaaAAGTATGCATTAGTGAAATAACCTACTATGATGGATCATGTTTTTATCCTTTTTTTTTCATCAGtgggctatttttttttttttttttccctttttttagtGGAAAGGTTAAGAGACTGCATCAAGACCTGCCTTACTGTTACCCACATGTTTCTGTTTTGAACATGGAGCTATTCTACCGTAAACTAAGatctatttatttaattttttttttttaaggatacTTCCACTGACATTCTTAGAGGTGTCATTTTATTGTGAGGAACTGCAGTTCGATCAGAAGTGTTTTTCTGTTTTGTCCTCTGTTTTTTTGAGTGacccactcactcagtcactcgtcTCAGTGCACAAGTCTCCCCTTTCTCCAGACATCGCGTATGAATCAGAATCCGTAGCTAGTTATGACACGTGAGCCTCTGGATGAAAAGGTATGTTAAATTATGTTAACATTTTAAGAATTCATAGAATCTGACTGGTGCTAATAGCATTCATGTCAACACTTAAATGAATGGGAATTAGCTGTAATTGCTTGGTCTGATAACTTTATACATGCGTTTGTGTTTCCAGCAGAGTATCCCTAAAGCAGCGTGCTCGTATCGTCCTTTCTCCATGTTGGACTAAACACTTTCAACGCTACACAAGTGAAAACCCCAAATCCCTAAAGGTGTGTTAAATCCCTAAATATTATTTTTAAgaatctgattttttttttacaattttgctgcctttagacaggcagcccaattctgaatTTGTTttcttcactaattggtcttttgaccaatcagctttgaaaaagatctgatgtgattggtcaaaatgtAGATTAATGGAAaatgatcagaattgggctgcctgtctcaGACATTGTGGCTTAGAAGAAGAGCTTATTGGGGATGTCAATGTTAACCAATTATTATACTGTATGTGGAGTGGACACCACTTTGATTAACACTGGCACTAAACACTGTGATTAACACTGGCACTAAACACTGTGATTAACACTGGCACTAAACACTGTGATTAACACTGGCACTAAACACTGTGATTAACACTGGTACTAAACACTGTGATTAAAACTGGCACTAAACACTGTGATTAACACTGGCACTAAACACTGTGATTAACACTGGCACTAAGCACTGTGATTAACACTGGCACTAAACACTGTGATTAACACTGGCACTAAGCACTGTGATTTACACTGGCACTAAGCACTGTGATTAACACTGGTACTAAACACTGTGATTAACACTGGCACTAAACACTGTGATTAACACTGGCACTAAACACTGTGATTAACACTGGCACTAAACACTTTGATTAACACTGGCACTAAACACTGTGATTAACACTGGCACTAAACACTGTGATTAACACTGGCACTAAGCACTGTGATTAACACTGGCACTAAACACTGTGATTAACACTGGTACTAAACACTGTGATTAACACTGGCACTAAACACTGTGATTAACACTGGCACTAAACACTGTGATTAACACTGGCACTAAACACTGTGATTAACACTGGTACTAAACACTTTGATTAACACTGGCACTAAACACTGTGATTAACACTGGTACTAAACACTTTGATTAACACTGGCACTAAACACTGTGATTAACACTGGTACTAAACACTGTGATTAACACTGGCACTAAACACTGTGATTAACACTGGTACTAAACACTTTGATTAACACTGGCACTAAACACTGTGATTAACACTGGTACTAAACACTTTGATTAACACTGGTACTAAACACTGTGATTAACACTGGCACTAAACACTGTGATTAACACTGGCACTAAACACTTTGATTAACACTGGCACTAAACACTGTGATTAACACTGGTACTAAACACTTTGATTAACACTGGCACTAAGCACTGTGATTAACACTGGCACTAAACACTGTGATTAACACTGGCACTAAACACTGTGATTAACACTGGCACTAAACACTGTGATTAACACTGGTACTAAACACTGTGATTAACACTGGCACTAAACACTGTGATTAACACTGGTACTAAACACTGTGATTAACACTGGCACTAAACACTTTGATTAACACTGGTACTAAACACTGTGATTAACACTGGTACTAAACACTGTGATTAACACTGGCACTAAACACTGTGATTAACACTGGCACTAAACACTGTGATTAACACTGGCACTAAACACTGTGATTAACACTGGTACTAAACACTTTGATTAACACTGGCTCTAAACACTGTGATTTCTAGTGGTGGAGAAGGAGGCCACCTACAGAATGTTAGGAGCAGTGGCTTGTTCCCAGGAGACCAACACTTGAGGACGCAACTTCTGTCATGATGACGAGGTGGCATCTTCGCTGGTGAGTTCCAGACATTTTGTGGATGGGTGCATAAGGCcccgcacaattgtcccagcatcgcccgggtttggccggggtaggccgtcattgtaaataataatttgtttttaactgacttgcctagttacagaAAGGTTACATTTTCATTTGGGGAAAAAATTGGCTATAGCCTGGGCAGTAGACTGATCCAGCATATATTTTAACCCAGATTTACCAGATATTCAGGCTAACTACCAAACCAGACACAGAACATATTTCATTGTCTCCCTTCTGTGTCCCAACATAGGATAACATACAATAGGGCAAAATGTTCTGTTGTCATTCAGGTGCCTACGGTACCTGAAGGTATTTACAATCCCCAAACACATCAGAACCCATCTCAGTAGACATGGAGCACTTCTCATCGAGGTGACGGCGTCGTCGGTAGAGGCGGCCGCGTCGTCGGTAGAGGCGGCCGCGTCGTCGGTAGAGGCGGCCGCGTCGTCGGTAGAGGCGGCGGCGTCGTCGGTAGAGGCGGCGTCGGTAGAGGCGGCGTCGGTAGAGGCGGCGGCGTCGGTAGAGGCGGCCGCGTCGTCGGCGGCGTCGGTAGGGGCGGCGGCGTCGTCGGTAGGGGCGGCGGCGTCGTCAGTAGGGGCGACGGCGTCATCAAGATTGGAGTCTTATTCCAATGAAACCCGGCCATGGTGTAGGTCCCTCAGGGTTGGGCTGAATtcgaattgaaggcagtcaattcaagAAGTAATCACAAATTACTATTATGATATTAATTGGAAAAAAAGACTCCAATCTTGACGACGCGGTCATCTCTACGACGACGCGGTCATCTCTACGACGACGCGGTCAGCTCTACGACGACGCGGTCATCTCTACGACGACGCCGTCATCTCTACGAGAAGTTTTCACACGTTGTGGATTTGTACCAGAACAATTCATTCCATATATCCCTACTTCGGGTTTAACCACACCCAGAAACTTGACTGCCACTGTGAATGCATAATTTTTCTCTTCATTTTATTCACAGATCCTCTATTTGCTATACTAGAGGGACATGAAGTCTGACTCCATCCTCAACATGTGGACCTGCCCTGAGGATGTTGGACACCACTGTTACACCTTCAGCCATGTTGATTTCCTGTCAGACTGGTTGTTTTTTTGAACTCCGTTCCATGGACGGACTAACCTTTTACCAGAACAGGAATACAATGTTTATCAGACTCTCCTCACCAGTGGACTAACTACTCAGACTGGTCGTGAAGTCACAGGAAATAGACTGATCTGTTAGGAGGGATGCCGTATTCCAATCCTGGTTAGATTATGTTTATAAGGAGAGTTCAGGTAGTAACCAGTACATTGAGATAAATGTAGATGTCCACACTCTGGACAATATAAAAGGCTTTGGAGAGGGACCACGTTTTCAGGAGAAGGATAACAGGGCcttgtccagaaacaacccccagctCTTACCTCCAAGGCACTTGTAACTTAACTGTATGCAAAATTCCCTGATTGTATTAAATAATGTATTACATTCCCTTTATTACATTTCCTGTACACATCACATTTTAGAAATTCAATGGTtatgaaaatgttgttgttttttccgcATTTACACTGTTTGGCCTTTTGTCGTGGAATTTTTTTGTGCATCTTAAGAGTGGAAACCCTGTGTATAGATCTGAAATGATTCGCTCTTTAAACATTTCATCTAGCCTATCAGTGGGTACGTTTTGTCACTTTTGCTTTGTTATACCACAATCTTTGAGTTTTACATTAATTCTAGTCTGGCAACAGGTTCTCCGGGTTTAAATAAAATGAGGTCTCCTAGGGCCATTGACTCAGATGTAGATAAATCATGTTCAATGGAGATTCACCGTTGTAAGTGTTTTTACAGGCCTGCTACACTGGACACGTATTGTTGCAGGGCATTAGAGGCTCTTACTTAAACCCGGCCATGGTGTAGGTCCCTCAGAGGCTCTTACTAAACCCGGCCATGGTGTAGGTCCCTCAGAGGCTCTTACTAAACCCAGCCATGGTGTAGGTCCCTCAGAGGCTCTAACTAAACCCAGCCATGGTGTAGGGCCCTCAGAGGCTCTTACTAAACCCGGCCATGGTGTAGGTCCCTCAGAGGCTCTTACTAAACCCAGCCATGGTGTAGGTCCCTCAGAGGCTCTTACTAAACCCAGCCATGGTGTAGGTCCCTCAGAGGCTCTTATTAAACCCGGCCATGGTGTAGGGCCCTCAGAGGCTCTTACTAAACCCAGCCATGGTGTAGGTCCCTCAGAGGCTCTTACTAAACCCGGCCATGGTGTAGGTCCCTCAGAGGCTCTTACTAAACCTGGCCATGGTGTAGGTCCCTCAGAGGCTCTTACTAAACCCGGCCATGGTGTAGGGCCCTCAGAGGCTCTTACTAAACCCGGCCATGGTGTAGGTCCCTCAGAGGCTCTTACTAAACCCGGCCATGGTGTAGGTCCCTCAGAGGCTCTTACTAAACCCAGCCATGGTGTAGGGCCCTCAGGGTTGGGCTGAATtcgaattgaaggcagtcaattcaggaagtaatcACAAATTACTATATTAATTGGGGGGAAAAATGCATTTTCAATACTTAATAATAAACTGAAAAGTAGAAgctatttattaaaaaaaaaaaaagatttgttttattcaaatcatttcctgaattgactgcttTTAATTTGAATTGGGGCCAAACCTGGTGACCAGTGTGAAATAACTGGTTGTATTTCCAAGGATTTCCAAGGATTCGATTTACAATCTTATACCACCATCGTGTGGCCAAAAGatagtgtaatgaaacagcagggagcaggcctcgaaccctcgaccttcttgCCCGAAGTAC
This region includes:
- the LOC115172969 gene encoding uncharacterized protein LOC115172969, producing the protein MDVDVKLEEDGREISQTIIWSDSINAWIDYPNSTLSGNTETGYHVGLLKDNSHVHPISPQTTSQGQILRIFPEMTGASDVENRAVKVVYFCKDQDTIGTSEVNSIKERSWHLAPSSDILTGHASAFSGYFEAEINPTSQVSSQTQTQINNELPSDNVNIPSHSTAIHSVLTSPATESGCNLAVSTRSILPEYCEPLNFPSDEEENYNANLRQRLQCQKTLEDKYIRQCRGSYSRPNLRKFGKYWKDPYAKCKEIGVDFNVGSGAKQKLDLHLLTFGVMLEVSEYARNINRSRPHVIFDILDYNFGLGVQNEQQYDFSNKIEKKLKEMLKMHSKRTPAWLTEVFELPDPKTVKVLEYSLKWAQFYLQNSWSNPTPFDICIKEEPVVGLISPLHVTTESLSTETDVTRCADETTILDPENGRNDICTRYEPDMGIVYPQHVQADTFTSQTDITMHQSLIMPTVEEALRDLYPICKEKGLDIIVKSKYGKAEKLDLHLLTRDVMFELADFASQVCGNWKQIVCEVLEHNFDLDLKSGKTELAEDIMGRLRAVLQRKTGKNGTWRWELENEAFFLKKSRKRKNPADMSSNQKVTTASLEPKYQMKEVSKRRRLNLMRKKKDMDMLVTEETEGGHFFEVIQIEPHCVKIERISDETDLALCTDETKQIVVTNVDQSNVTSHTKKMVKADACYPLCEEIGLDLDVASKPSKKKLEFHLLTNGVIFEVYKYAKIKSYHKKEKRFGYILFDILKYNFDLSLQNQRRNLFQLRINCKVKRMVQKHKPELLGKGEISKEVFILPSVIKSQAKKKTVLSDYFPEKNIEQDARLVYPHHCKDTIAVETVETISTDEAAMLGQDNEPADICIKEESDLHSEVKLVYFCKDQETVRTSEEHF